In Physeter macrocephalus isolate SW-GA unplaced genomic scaffold, ASM283717v5 random_540, whole genome shotgun sequence, one DNA window encodes the following:
- the CCDC9 gene encoding coiled-coil domain-containing protein 9 isoform X2: MGEEETDWVESLALVLFPLTSGTPSAVSRFCREGLLGPWSHPASGMSATLDLKSKEEKDAELDKRIEALRRKNEALIRRYQEIEEDRKKAELEGVAVTAPRKGRSVEKENVATEMEKNLGPSRRSPGTPRPPGASKGGRIPPQHGGRAGMGRAGMGRASRSWEDSPGEQPRGGAGGRGRRGRGRGSPHLSGAGDASTADRKSKEWEERRKQNIEKMNEEMEKIAEYERNQREGVLEPNPVRNFLDDPRRRSGLLEEPERDRREGSRRHGRNWGGPDFERVRCGLEQERQGRRAGLGGAGDMTLSMTGRERSEYLRWKQEREKIDQERLQRHRKPTGQWRREWDAEKTDGMFKDGPAVALEPSHRYDDQAWARPPKPPTFREFLSQHKTEVSRRKRKSGRPQAKAAPRAYSDHDDRWETQEAVSAAPEPAQPATPEEAPSQPPESPAPAHRPPEDEDEGEEGEGEDGEGEEWEDMSEDAEEEEIEEEEEADEEGEEPAHDHRPHEAEPSGSPSGSPSGSPTGERGDEEPARPEKHLPLPQAPATPSSPFSPTGGHQPVSDWGEEMELNSPRTAHPADALSPGGDQPAPASLKSGSSLPRTQKAEEEGSEAAPEADPEGQETAEITDFQRASPNS; this comes from the exons atgggagaggaggagacagatTGGGTAGAGTCATTGGCCTTAGTTCTGTTCCCTCTGACCTCAGGAACCCCGAGTGCTGTGTCCAGATTCTGCAGGGAAGGTTTGCTGGGACCCTGGTCCCATCCTGCCAGCGGAATG TCGGCCACACTGGATCTGAAATCGAAGGAGGAGAAGGATGCTGAGCTAGATAAGAGGATCGAGGCTCTTCGGCGGAAGAATGAGGCCCTCATCCGGCGCTACCAG GAGATTGAGGAGGACCGTAAAAAAGCTGAACTCGAGGGAGTAGCGGTGACAGCTCCCCGGAAGGGCCGCTCAGTGGAGAAGGAGAATGTGGCAACGGAAATG GAGAAGAACCTGGGTCCCTCCCGGAGGTCTCCTGGGACCCCTCGGCCCCCAGGGGCCAGCAAGGGAGGCCGGATCCCGCCTCAGCATGGAGGCCGGGCAGGCATGGGCCGGGCAGGCATGGGCCGGGCATCCCGCAGCTGGGAAGACAGTCCCGGGGAGCAGCCTcgaggaggagctgggggccgCGGCCGGAGGGGTCGGGGCAGGGGTTCCCCTCATCTCTCTGGAGCTGGAGATGCCTCAACTGCCGACCGCAAATCCAAG GAGTGGGAGGAGCGGCGCAAGCAGAACATTGAGAAGATGAACGAAGAGATGGAGAAGATTGCAGAGTACGAGCGCAACCAGCGG GAAGGCGTGCTGGAGCCCAACCCAGTGCGGAACTTCCTGGACGATCCCCGGCGACGCAGCGGGCTCCTGGAGGAGCCTGAGCGGGACCGTCGGGAAGGCAGCCGCCGGCACGGGCGCAACTGGGGGGGCCCCGACTTCGAGCGTGTGCGTTGCGGCCTGGAGCAGGAGCGGCAG GGCCGCCGGGCTGGCCTGGGTGGCGCTGGGGACATGACGCTCTCCATGACGGGCCGAGAGCGGTCCGAGTACTTGCGCTGGAAGCAGGAGCGGGAGAAGATCGACCAGGAGCGGCTGCAGCGGCACCGCAAGCCCACCGGCCAGTGGCGGAGGGAGTGGGATGCTGAGAAGACTGATGGCAT gTTCAAGGATGGCCCAGCCGTGGCCCTGGAACCATCCCACCGCTACG ATGACCAGGCCTGGGCCCGGCCTCCCAAGCCCCCCACTTTCAGGGAGTTCCTGTCCCAGCACAAAACTGAGGTCAGCCGCAGAAAGAGGAAGAGCGGCCGACCCCAGGCCAAGGCAGCCCCCCGTGCCTACAG TGACCACGATGACCGCTGGGAGACGCAGGAGGCGGTGTCCGCAGCCCCTGAGCCCGCACAGCCCGCCACCCCTGAGGAGGCACCCTCGCAG CCGCCCGAGAGCCCGGCCCCTGCCCATCGGCCTCCCGAGGACGAGGACGAGGGTGAGGAGGGCGAGGGCGAGGACGGGGAGGGCGAGGAGTGGGAAGACATGAGCGAGGAtgcggaggaggaggagatcgaggaggaagaagaggctgaCGAGGAGGGAGAAGAACCAGCCCACGACCACCGACCCCACGAGGCTGAGCCCAGCGGGAGCCCCAGTGGGAGCCCCAGCGGGAGCCCCACCGGGGAACGTGGTGACGAAGAGCCCGCTAGGCCGGAGAAGCACCTGCCgctcccccaggcccctgccaCGCCTTCCAGCCCCTTCTCGCCCACCGGGGGCCACCAGCCTGTGTCCGACTGGGGTGAAGAGATGGAGCTGAATTCTCCCCGGACCGCCCATCCGGCTGACGCCCTCTCTCCGG gaggtgaccagccagcccctgcctccttGAAGAGTGGGTCCAGCCTCCCAAGAACCCAGAAAGCTGAAGAGGAGGGGTCTGAGGCAGCTCCAG